The genome window GTGAGGTGCTCTTTTGAATAAAGTGTTTATGATGGTGGTGAAAATGTGTCGGACTACTTCCTGTGTGACACAATACGGAAATTTCGTCATGTCACGgttcttttttaattcattttattttttttattgaacaataaacatacatttataattcactcaacaaTTAAGACACTTTTTTTgcaatatgtatttattaatttgatagggaaatcataatacaggtactgagagaacagacacttttttgtccattaaaattttttttttaaaaattgctaaaaatacaaacaaaaaaacagaaaaattaTAAAAGTAAGCTAGGTAAGAGAATAACACCCCCTCCCACCAccccgtcctacatttcagtcacagtaggtagtagagatgcgcggataggcaattatttcatccgcaaccgcatcagaaagtcgtcaaccatccgccatccacccgacctaacatttaatcagaaccgcacccgcccgttgttttatatctaatatagacgatgcaaggcattagtgaggttataaagcttttgcctgttaaagaaaggagactgatccaatgcagcacagacattcgcgtgccacgctgtcacggcccagacgcacaccagcgcaatcatatgggagccgcgctgagcgcacctccaagcgcgtctcgctgccggcgacggccgggtatgggcccgacgctccagcgccatccattttcagggctagttgattcggcaggtgggttgttacacactccttagcgggttccgacttccatggccaccgctgTCCATATCaaacagggtgagccccacccctttcgtgagcgcactgcgcgcggggtgacccctgttacgcgcccccggcaacgggggtggcgggcaggtaagctgcgcgggcggagcgcgcggagtgacccctgttacgagcccccggccacgggggtggcgggcaggtaagctgcttacctgctgcgcgtgacgccggccgcggcgaaggcggacgaggcggggtgtcggtgcggtggtagcggtggtgaccctggacgtgcgtcgggcccttctcgcggatcgcctcagttacggctcccggtggggccctctcgggggaaggggcctcggtcccgcggaccccggcgaggcgtcccttctccgctccgtaaaagtgtccatctcttctttttttttttcttctgttgtggcatatgctgcaggtgcctgctcgtttttcgtatgtgggtaacaacatttaactatgtatatatatttcccaattggtttaactgccacccgcctgaatctatttaaaatctttttttttttttttttcaaccgcccgacccgacccgcggataaaatctaatttttttaaatttcatccgcccgatccgcggataatccgcggactccgcggttgtgcccgcaaaccgcgcatctctagtaggtagcaatgtactgccttcctcttcaccacaagcagataaaGAATCACAATAACTGACTAAAAAAAGGGAGgagtgtcactgaataaaaacaacaacaacaaagaaaaaaagagTTAAGGTAAGTGAAAAAGTTCATTGTCAACAATGTCACATGTAtcctatagcatacttgccaaccctcccgaattttccgggagactcccgaaattcagcgcctctcccaaaagcctcccgggacaaatattctcccgaaaatctcccgattttcagccggagctggaggccacgccccctccagctccatgcggacctgagtgaggacagccttttttcactacagggtgacaagaactaaatcatccagactagagatacattgtattattatgtttatcttacctaaaaataaatatatttattaataaaaataaattaaaaaaaataaataaatttttactatattttgctaaaaacatcaaaattaattgtatttttatttttattttttctgactccttattacatccagccatagaattttacattaaataagcatatttgaaataattaactttaaattatcataataattcatttaaaatgaccatatttaattattaaaataattgcttgtttatcaacaactttagtattttattcactacattttgaagctctcagaagccaagttatgttatattgcttaatatttatttatgcaagtttgaagtatcaattatccaaacacagttttgtttgcatattttcaggatatatatatatatatatatatatatatatatatatatatatatatatatatatatatatatatatatatatacatatacaggtaaaagccagtaaattagaatattttgaaaaacttgatttatttcagtaattgcattcaaaaggtgtaacttgtacattatattcactgatggtggaaactttacactagacttcaggcaacatggatcctgtgcctctcctgtcttcctccagactctgggacctcgatttccaaaggaaatgcaaaatttgcatggttgggtgatggtttggggtgccatgtcatctgctggtgtcggtccactctgtttcctgagatccagggtcaacgcagccgtctaccagcaagttttagagcacttcatgcttcctgctgctgacctgctctatggagatggagatttcaagttccaacaggacttggcgcctgcacacagcgcaaaatctacccgtgcctggtttacggaccatggtatttctgttctaaattggcccgccaactcccctgaccttagccccatagaaaatctgtggggtattgtgaaaaggaagatgcagaatgccagacccaaaaacgcagaagagttgaaggccactatcagagcaacctgggctctcataacacctgagcagtgccagaaactcatcgactccatgccacgccgcattaacgcagtaattgaggcaaaaggagctccaaccaagtattgagtattgtacatgctcatatttttcattttcatacttttcagttggccaacatttctaaaaatcccttttttgtattagccttaagtaatattctaattttgtggcacacggaattttggattttcatttgttgccacttcaaatcatcaaaattaaatgaaataaacatttgaatgcatcagtctgcgtgcaatgaataaatataatgtacaagttacaccttttgaatgcaattactgaaataaatcaagtttttcaaaatattctaatttactggcttttacctgtatgtgtatatatatatatatatatatatatatatatatatatatatatatatatatatatatatatacaataaaagaaatatatatttatagctagaattcactgaaagtcaagtatttcttatatatatatatatgaaatacttgacttggtgaattctagctttaaatatactcctcccctcttagccacgcccccaaccacgcccctcccccacctcccgaaatcggaggtctcaaggttggcaagtatgccaatgcgcttttggaagaatggtggaaaattcctataaacacactcggcaaccttgtggacagccttcccagaagagttgaagctgtagtagctgcaaaaggtggacccacatcatattgaaccctatgtgagtcaaggcaggtggccaaatacttttggcaatatagtgtataatactttctttatttacttatttttttatttatatatatatttataaaaccaAACAGTCACGTAAAAAGTCAACATCGACTGCGTGTTTATTTCCTAtcgaatcgatttaaaaaaaaaaatgcagggcagggccgacatccgggcaactgagctacatacgggttcttcgagccatagcaacctgactggcgttgaaaacaaaccgtcgccattactctttaacctgtcgacctgcgctgattaaacccgtcattctgcctccaaaatgccaaaaaacggtgttgtttttggttgtgcaaaccacaactggaaacagggaaaacaaaggtcgtattttgttctgccaaagcgtgctaaaagcccacagagacgagacaaatggctcgcagctttacaccgggaaaacgaggacggttctcactggagtcccccaaaatcccgggtcgtcttcgtttctggtaaatataaggaacaaaaatccaccttcttaaccacaacttggctataccgtccatgctaatgttgaacccgttgaatttttactgaataacgttcgacagctgaagttgttgttgttgcacaacaataacatacggtataaaggctatttccagtaattcagcaaataataaatcataatactgaactgaatttgaatgagctctctacagatataataaatatacagatactggtagccaccgtgtcatccttattatcatttatcaacataccttgggtgatttaaccatttttatgtgatttattcgttatataacaaccgaagctaacaaccgacctggtgcgcttgtgaggtagacataaagatttccaaattccatgtccggccattatgtaggattatcagtccacgcatctgctggaaggcggtaagggcagtcgtttaatccaactacagaacattttaactcgtatcttaacctagcctcactggaaagactatttacataatcatacgccatttagaacagtttaaaatgccgtgaaacctcgttaaatgccttttctgtcaatgcggtgttcgctgtgagctggtttgttttcaacgaattcaatatggcgaccggttgctaggggattggagggcggaagtgacgtagtccGCCCTCGcccatgtgagtcaaggcaggtggccaaatacttttggcaatatagtgtataatactttctttatttacttattttttatttatatatatatttataaaaccaAACAGTTACGTAAAAAGTCAACATCGACTGCGTATTTATTTCCTATCGAatcgatttaaaataaaaaaaaatgcagtattgTCCTATCCCTATTTTATGACAGTCTAAACTCGGAGTTACGTTTCGATGATTTCCCGATTTTAATTTCCCACCAAACCACACCGTTCTGACTCACGTTTTAAGCTGTAAATATGTTTAATAATAATGAcgtatttgttgtaaaaatgtttaaGTTTGTTTCTCAAAAGTCAATGACCAAATAcacttccgtgtgtcacaaaataatcagtcccccccacccccccccaaaaaatgacaaCAACACGGTAGGAACAGAAAGACGAGACAGTCGCTGGGGCGGAGCTCCTATGTCTGTGAGCACAACAAGAAAAACAGGAAATCATTTTCAATTCCTTGCTATTtgttgacaggaaaaaaaagaaaatgatgaAGTGTTTCTTACTCGCCGCAGCTTTTCTGCCAGCTCAGCCCACAAAGTGACCCCCCCGTCACAGGAGCCTCCATGGCGGGGCTGTCTCACTTGGTGCTCCGCTTCTCGGGGACTGCGGGTCGCAGCTACGGAGTGTTTTCTAAAGGCTTGACCAGGACGCTGATGATCTTCTTCCACCTGGCCTGGAGACTGAGAATTAGGTTCCCTTACATCTACCTGGTCGCCTCCATGATGTTCAACGTCAGACTGCAGGTATGCCTACGAGCTGGTGAAAGTTTGTCTCTCCCATTTCAATATTGTGTTATGGATAATCAATTTTTGCACCCATACTAGGAACACGCTAATAAGTTAATCATTAACTTAATCATTAACAgacatacagtctggtgtgccgtgggagatgatcgaatttcacctatttggggatacaaatattttttgaaattatagtccgcaaatgatgtgttgttgttgatatacatataccgtattttccgcaccataagccgccctgggttataagccgcgccttcaatgaacggcatatttcaaaactttgtccacctataagccgccccgtgttataagccacaTCTAaccgcgctaaagggaatgtcaaaaaaccagtcagataggtcagtcaaactttaataatatattaaaaaccagcgtgatgtgggcgcgcatggagtcgtatatcaacatggacggagctgcgtgaaaaaagccacccggcctcttcgcgtaaacttcccttaaccactcgctcatcttttcttcatccatccatcccttcgagttagcttttatgatgacgccggctggaaaggtctcttttggcaaggtcttccttttgaatatcaccatgggtggaagtttctggccattagcatggcaagctagaaccacagtgaaggatgacttctcattccctgtggtgcgaatattcaccgtacgtgctcccgttgtatccacagtgcggttcacaggaatatcaaaagtcagtggaacctcgtccatgttgataatgttctctggccggatctttttttcagctatcttgtttttacaatatgcacggaaagtagccagcttttcttgaaagtctttaggcagttgctgtgaaatagtagtccgtgtgcggatggagagattgcgtcttttcatgaaccggaaacctgtcgcttagtaggagccattttgtggtctttacagatgtaaacacacaaaggaaattaaacgtaatatccgcgcgcttcttcttcttcttctacgggggcgggtggttgcttacagtagaagaagaagcgcttcctcttctatgggggcgggtgcttaccttggcggttgcttggcgtagaagaagaagcgcttcctcttctacggggaaaaaagatggcggctgtttaccgtagttgcgagacctaaactttatgaaaatgaatcttaatattaatccatatataaagcgcaccgggttataagccgcactgtcagcttttgagtaaatttgtggtttttaggtgcggctaatagtgcggaaaatacggtactgtatatacatacttgccaaccttgagacctccgatttcgggaggtggggggcgtggtcgggggtgggtcggggggcgtggttaagatatatatatataagaaa of Nerophis lumbriciformis linkage group LG22, RoL_Nlum_v2.1, whole genome shotgun sequence contains these proteins:
- the LOC133615639 gene encoding salivary gland specific protein SAGSIN1, yielding MAGLSHLVLRFSGTAGRSYGVFSKGLTRTLMIFFHLAWRLRIRFPYIYLVASMMFNVRLQVHIEIH